The genomic region CGAAGACTTTCACGGCGGCGGGCGAGAGCTACGAGACCTGCGTGCTCAGCGCCGCCCCGGACGGCTCCAAGGTCGTGGCGGGCGAGTACAACCGCGGCGACGACTACGTGAAGTCGCCGATCACCTGGGAGAGCTAGGACCGAACGTGATCACCACCATGGCTCTGCTCAAAGCGCACAAGGGGTTCACCCGAGCCGAGTTCATCGACTACTACGAGCACCACCACGTCCCGCTGATCCTGAGCCTCGCCCCGGCACCGGCCTACTACGCCCGCAACTACCTGCCGGAGACCGCCGACTCCGAGTTCGACGTCCTCACCCACATGAGGTTCGCCGACGAGGCCGCCCGCCAGAAGTGGCTCGCCCTGGTCCTCGCCGACGGGTCCGGGGCGGCCGAGGACGAGGCCCGGTTCCTGGACCGCTCGCGCACCCGCTCGTGGGTGGTGGAGGAGCACGTCAGCTGAGGTTCGGCTGGGCTGCCGACGGCGGGCGAGGTGCTGGGCAACCCGCGGAGGGTGGCGAGGAAGCGTCCAAGACCTGCTCCGGCCTCGGCGACACCCGCTGGGCATCGCCGAGGCCGGCGGTGAGACGGGTCGCGGCGCCTCCGGTCGAGGTTCGGCGCCGCGGCCCTGGACCTGGTCAGGAGTGCGGGCAGGTGTCCCGGTACTCCTCGATCAGGGTGCTGCGGCCCGGTGCGGGGCAGAGGAACTGCTCGTAGCGGGTGTCGTTGTCGATGAACCGCTTGAGCCACGAGATGCTGTACTTCGCGATCGTCGTGTTGTTCGAGTTCGGCGCGAAGTGCGAGGCGTTGTTGAGCTCCAGGTACGCCTTGTCCAACGTGGACGGCAACGACGTGTAGAACGGCTCCGAGTGCGACGAGACCGGCGCGATGGAGTCGTCCTCCGCGCCGACGACCAGGGTCGGCACGCGGACCGACGACCAGTTCTTCGTGGTGTGCCAGCCGGTCAGCGGGATCGCCGCCTGCAGTGCCGGGCGCTGGCTGGCCGCGCGCAGGGTGCCGCCGCCGCCCATCGAGTGGCCCATCACGCCGAGCCGGGTCGAGTCGATGCGGGTGCGGACGCTGCTCTGCTGGGTCAGGTAGTCCAGTGCGGCGAGCAGCTGTGAGGCGCGGCTGTCGGGCTGGTCGTAGATGCCGTTCGTGTCGATCGTGAACACCACGAAGCCCTGGGACGCGAGGCGCGGGCCCAGCCACGAGATGCTGGACTGCGTGCCGGTGTAGCCGGGGGAGATCGCCACGGCGCCGAACGTCCCGGAGGCGGTGCTGGTCGGGTAGTAGATCGTGCCGCCACCGAAGCCGCCGACCAGCGAGGACACCGAGGTCTCCGACACGGCGAACGGCCCGCGGAGTGCCTCGATGCTCGAGTTGGTCGGTGCCGGACCGCGTTCGTACGGGTTGGCCGCGTGGGCGGTACCGGTACCGGTGACGAGCACCAGCGAGAGCGCTAGTGGGATCAGGGTGCGAAGTTGCACGGCGCTGTACACCTCATTCGGCAGGGGAACTGCGAGGACACCCCGACCCTGCAACCGCGGCGCACGGGTCCGCATCGGTGCAACCACCGGTCTGGCGAAAAACTTCGGTGGTAAAACTAACGCTGGTAGTTGAATTTGCCCGTGACCCCTTCCGCTGGGCCTCCACCGCCGCGAAACTGGCCCGATGCTGCGTGGCCGTGACCGCCAGCGCGTCGCCGTGGACGCGCTGCTCGGACGTGCGCGCGCCGGCCGCGGCGGGGCACTCGTGGTGTGCGGCGAACCCGGCAGCGGCAGGACCGCGCTGCTCGACCACGCCCGGCGCTCCTACGACGCGGTGCTGTGCGTGGACGACGTGCGCGAGCTGACCGACGACCTGCGCCGGCTCGCCTCCGACGTCACCGACACCTCGGCGGCCCTGCTCCTCGCGACGGAGGGGGAGACCTTCGGGCTGCCCGCGGTGGTGCTCGACCCGCTGGACCGCGCCGAGAGCCTGCTCGTCCTGCACGACCTGCTGCCGGGCCTCCCGGCCGCACTGGCGGTCGACCTCGCCGACCTGGCCTGCGGAAACCCGCTGGCCCTGGTGGAGCTGGCCGGCTCGCTCACCTCCGACCAGCTCGGCGGCATCGCACCACCACCGGACGGACTGCCCCTGGCGAGCTCCCTGCGGGGCAGGCTGCTCGCACGGTTCGCCGGGCTGCCGGAGCGCGCGCGACGGGTGGTGGCGCTGGCGGCGGTCGACGAGGAGCTCACGGCGGACGTGCTGGCCCGGCTCACCGGCGACGTGGACGCGGTGACGGAGGCGGGCGCGCTGCTGGACCCGCGGCGGTGGTGCGGTCGACGCTGGCGGGGGCTGTCGCCGGCGTGCGGTTCCGGGCGCACGCGGAGCTGGCCGGGTTGTTGCCGGTAGGCCGAGGAGGACGTGGCACGAGGCGAACGCGGCGGAGCGTGACGGTCGGCGCCGAGCACGCCTCCCAGACAGTCGCCGCTCGGGTTCACACCACCGCTGTGTCCACTACGACCGTGCTCGCCACCGCTCCCGCTCCGGTTCCTGCGGCCGCTCCCCGGGCATGCCGCCACGCCCGCCGCCACCGTCGCCGTGCCCGCCACTGCCGCTCCCGCCGCCGCGCCTGCCACAGCCACCACCGCCGCCACTCCTGCTGCCGCACCCGCCGCGCCCGACGCCGCGCCTGCCGCCACCGTCATGGCCGCCGCGCGCTGCCGCCGCACCGCCGATGCCACCGTCATGGCCGCCGCGCCCGCCGCCGCTGCACCCGCCGCACCCGCCGCACCCGCCGCACCCGCCGAACCCGCCGCATCCGTCGCGTCCGCCGCACCCGTCGCAGCTGTCGCGTCCGTCGCGTCCGCAGCACCGCAGCACCGCCGCACCCGCCGCACCCGCCCCCGCCCACCCGCCGCACCCGCCGCACCCGCCGCGTCCGCCGCACCCGTCGCTGCCGTCGCGTCCGTCGCGTCCGACGCCACCGTCATGGCCACCGCACCCGCCGCACCCGCCTCCACCGCCCGGCCGCTCCCCCCCGACCCCGACCTGCTCACCAGCAGCGCCGAGCACGCCCGCCGTTGCGGCGACTTCGCCACCGCGCCCGCGACCACGACCGTGCCGCCCGGCTCACCACCGACCCCGAGCAGAAGGCCCGCCGCCTCCTCAACGCCGCCGCCGACCACTGGGCCCACGGCGCACCTCACCGCGCCCGTGCCGTCCTCAGAACCGCCGTCCGCCTCACCGACACCCAGGAGCTCAAGGCGCTCATGGACCTGGTCGTCGGCGGCATCGACCTCGGCGAGAGCCTCCCCGACGTCGCCGCGGACCGGCTGATGAGGGCCGCGCGCAACCTCGTCGGCACCCGGCGCGGGCTGGCGGTCGCGGCGCTCGGGTTCGCGGGGGAGGCGGCCAGCATCGCGGGGGACCACCGCCGGTACAGCGCCGTCGCGGAGTTCGCCAGGGAGATCCGGCGCGCCGACGAGCCGGCCGACACGCGGCTCACGCTCGGCCACCTCACCGGCATGGCGGCGACGTTCGAGGGGCGTCACGACGAGGCGTTGCCCGCGTTGCGGGAGGTCATCGGGCTCGCGCAGCACGTGCCGGGTCCGCAGGCCCGGATCTGGGCGAGCCAGGCCGCCTACGTGCTCGGCGACGCGGTCGGGTCTTACGAGATGGCGACGAGTGCGGTCACGGCGGCGCGGGAGAGCGGGTTCACGGCGTTGGTGCCGTGGGCGTTGGTGTACCGGGCGTTGTCGGCGTTGATGCTCGACCAGCACGCCGCGGCGCTGACGGCGGCCACCGAGGGCGTGCACGCGGCCACGGCGATCGGGCAGCACAACGCGGTGGTCGACCACCTGACGATCCTCGCGCTGCTGGCGGCGTTGCGCGGGGACGCGGAGACGGCGTTGCACCGCATCGAGGCCGCCGCCGAGCACATCACCCAGCG from Lentzea guizhouensis harbors:
- a CDS encoding EthD domain-containing protein, with product MITTMALLKAHKGFTRAEFIDYYEHHHVPLILSLAPAPAYYARNYLPETADSEFDVLTHMRFADEAARQKWLALVLADGSGAAEDEARFLDRSRTRSWVVEEHVS
- a CDS encoding alpha/beta hydrolase family protein, yielding MQLRTLIPLALSLVLVTGTGTAHAANPYERGPAPTNSSIEALRGPFAVSETSVSSLVGGFGGGTIYYPTSTASGTFGAVAISPGYTGTQSSISWLGPRLASQGFVVFTIDTNGIYDQPDSRASQLLAALDYLTQQSSVRTRIDSTRLGVMGHSMGGGGTLRAASQRPALQAAIPLTGWHTTKNWSSVRVPTLVVGAEDDSIAPVSSHSEPFYTSLPSTLDKAYLELNNASHFAPNSNNTTIAKYSISWLKRFIDNDTRYEQFLCPAPGRSTLIEEYRDTCPHS
- a CDS encoding helix-turn-helix transcriptional regulator; the protein is MRRLRHRARDHDRAARLTTDPEQKARRLLNAAADHWAHGAPHRARAVLRTAVRLTDTQELKALMDLVVGGIDLGESLPDVAADRLMRAARNLVGTRRGLAVAALGFAGEAASIAGDHRRYSAVAEFAREIRRADEPADTRLTLGHLTGMAATFEGRHDEALPALREVIGLAQHVPGPQARIWASQAAYVLGDAVGSYEMATSAVTAARESGFTALVPWALVYRALSALMLDQHAAALTAATEGVHAATAIGQHNAVVDHLTILALLAALRGDAETALHRIEAAAEHITQRGLTRPGTFGAWAFACVDLAQDRPADALDRLRLHPGHAGIKVMAAPQVVEAAVACGQPSTGDRALQPYERWAETTGSPARLALSHRCHGLLESGTADEHFEEAIRLHRASGTAMELAKTELLYGNRLRRSRKPKAAREHLRDAVRIFQSYQADHWVARASAELRAAGDTTGEPNDRPELTPQQAQIARLVAEGATNREIAARLFLSHRTVEHHLRNIFARLGVRSRVELTRRLD